In Pseudomonadota bacterium, the DNA window TATTGCCCGCACCGCCCGCGATATTCACGGCGGCAACGGCATTGCCGATGAATATCACATCATCCGTCATGTCATGAATCTGGAATCGGTCAATACCTATGAAGGCACGCATGATATTCATGCGCTGATCCTCGGGCGGGCGCAGACAGGTTTGCAGGCTTTCGGATAACCGCGCACCCGTCATTGCGAGGAGCGTCAGCGACGCGGCAATCCATATATCAGGCGATCCGCAGCCGTCATGGATTGCTTCGGCTTTTACAAAGCCTCGCAATGACGCGGGAGCAAACGGCGTTATATCCGCCTACAGGCTTGCATTTGCGCTACGGCTTGATTATTCTGTCTTACAGAATCATCAGACCCCTAAAGGAGAAAACGACATGGCCGGAAGCGTCAACAAAGTCATTTTAATCGGTAATCTCGGGCGTGATCCCGAAGTCCGCACCATGCAGAACGGTGGCCGTGTCTGCAATCTGTCGATTGCGACAGGTGAAAGCTGGAAGGATAAAAACACCGGCGAACGCAAAGAAAGAACCGAATGGCACCGCGTTGTCATTTTCAATGATGCGCTGGTCGGCATTGCCGAACGCTTCCTGAAAAAAGGCTCGAAAGTCTATCTGGAAGGTACGCTGGAAACCCGCAAATGGACGGATAACGACAATGTCGAAAAATACACGACCGAAGTCGTTCTGCGCCCCTATCGCGGTGAGCTGACGATGCTGGATGGCCGCAGTGAAGGCGGCAGCGCCTATGGCGGCGGCAATGATGACAGCTATGGCGGATCACAGCCAATGGCGGCAACCGGCACCGATGGCGGCCCCGCCCCGCAGCTGAGCGATATTGATGACGACATCCCGTTCTAGGCAACGGCTGTTTTAAGCAATGGCTTTACAAAAATTCTCACCCCGAGACGGCGTGGAAATCGCCTATCACAAAACCGCAGCGACGGATGACACGCTGCCGGGCGTGGTGTTCTGCGGCGGTTTTATGTCGGATATGACGGGCAGCAAAGCCGTGTTTCTGGAGGAATTCTGCAAAAAACGCGGACAGGCTTTTCTCCGTTTTGACTATACCGGTCACGGCTCCTCAAGCGGCAAATTCACGGACGGCACCATCGGCAGCTGGACACAGGATGCGCTGGATGCCATCGATAATCTGACCGAAGGGCCGCAAATTCTGATCGGTTCGTCAATGGGCGGATGGGTGTCGATGCTGGTAACGCTGGCGCGCCCCGAACGCATCGCAGGGCTGATCGGCATTGCCGCCGCCCCCGATTTTACCGAGGAAATCTATTACGGCACGCTGACCGATGACCAGAAACGCGAGCTGGATGAAAAAGGCATCATCCATATCCCCTCCGATTACGGCGAGCCATATCCCGTCACCGAAGGGCTGGTCAAGGAAGCCCGCCGCCATCTGCTGCTGGGCGGTGATCTGGTCGATATCCGCTGCCCGATCCGCCTGCTGCACGGCAAAGAGGACACCGTCGTGCCCTGGGGAAAATCCCTGCGCATCAGCAAAGTCGTCGCCTCGAAAGATGTCGAAGTGCGCTTTCTGGACAGCGGCGATCACAGCCTGTCCTGCGAAGAGGGTCTCAAAATGCTCGGTGACGCCGTCGCCGAACTCACCGACACCGCCACCTCCCGCGTTGTCAGCCTGCATAGCGCGTAATATCCTGCTTGCACTTCATAACATGTCTGCTACACTTTGAGTGTTTTTCGGTAAAAAGCACCGTATTACACATCTGTGTTTACTGCGTGCTGTAAAGAAGAACACGGTTCAAAACCGCTATGGAACAGGGGTTCGATTCCCCATTTGCAATGGTATTGTATTGGTTCTGTTCCGAGCGCTATCAATAGAACACGGTCTTGCGGATTTAGATCCCCACCGTCTCTATATGCACTCGGAACAGTTCTTTTCGAAAGGATATACTATGTGGGAATCCGTTCTTTTTCCTCTCATACTTTCTTTGGCACTATTTTGGGGGATTTCTCTTGTCTGGAAATATTTCTTTTCCAGTGTCACCGTCTACGAATACGAAACAGTATTAATGTATAAAAAAGGTCAATTTGCAGGAAAACTGAAAACCGGCAAACATCGGTATAACAAATTCCATACGGAAATTTTTCGCGAAGATAACCGCCTACGCACAATGATTACAGCGGGGCAGGAAATTTTAACCCAAGACCATATCAACGTAAAAGTCAGCTTTGTCATGTCATGGCAACTGGAAGATTTTCAAAAAGCCAGAGAAATCA includes these proteins:
- a CDS encoding slipin family protein; translated protein: MFFGKKHRITHLCLLRAVKKNTVQNRYGTGVRFPICNGIVLVLFRALSIEHGLADLDPHRLYMHSEQFFSKGYTMWESVLFPLILSLALFWGISLVWKYFFSSVTVYEYETVLMYKKGQFAGKLKTGKHRYNKFHTEIFREDNRLRTMITAGQEILTQDHINVKVSFVMSWQLEDFQKAREISRDFYGDLYTQLQMAIRQSLEDFTLDDLLEKKHDASEKVLTLVRPFAEDLGCSVKTVGVRDIMLPAALKRAYSGVIEAKKDAAREMEKARGEQAVLRKLANLSQMVSSNPGLLELRTLQAFSNSDNVSVILGENALTVPVQKKKA
- a CDS encoding alpha/beta hydrolase, translated to MFCGGFMSDMTGSKAVFLEEFCKKRGQAFLRFDYTGHGSSSGKFTDGTIGSWTQDALDAIDNLTEGPQILIGSSMGGWVSMLVTLARPERIAGLIGIAAAPDFTEEIYYGTLTDDQKRELDEKGIIHIPSDYGEPYPVTEGLVKEARRHLLLGGDLVDIRCPIRLLHGKEDTVVPWGKSLRISKVVASKDVEVRFLDSGDHSLSCEEGLKMLGDAVAELTDTATSRVVSLHSA
- the ssb gene encoding single-stranded DNA-binding protein; translated protein: MAGSVNKVILIGNLGRDPEVRTMQNGGRVCNLSIATGESWKDKNTGERKERTEWHRVVIFNDALVGIAERFLKKGSKVYLEGTLETRKWTDNDNVEKYTTEVVLRPYRGELTMLDGRSEGGSAYGGGNDDSYGGSQPMAATGTDGGPAPQLSDIDDDIPF